One Lytechinus pictus isolate F3 Inbred chromosome 12, Lp3.0, whole genome shotgun sequence genomic region harbors:
- the LOC129272631 gene encoding mucin-2-like translates to MHIMHHSETAINDTPYDPASKMSNKTLTVSNNSAFTRPHHSLSPVTTAISPGATPAETPLHKADDRPIKGINFRVESFFPKSPPSPLSSKQHPTDMDCSPVAPATPPPENPAARTNSSSAPSFASHSVENILAKSSSSSSSSSSESTGRCTSPTTQTYTWNASSFPWMQATRLSPSSGMYYFVQVSLIDPP, encoded by the coding sequence ATGCATATCATGCATCACAGCGAGACGGCGATAAACGACACGCCGTACGACCCGGCTTCCAAGATGTCCAACAAGACGCTGACAGTGAGCAACAACTCTGCCTTCACCAGACCCCACCACAGTCTCTCTCCCGTCACCACCGCCATCTCTCCCGGGGCAACTCCAGCCGAGACGCCGCTGCACAAGGCAGACGACAGGCCCATCAAAGGAATCAATTTCCGCGTGGAATCGTTCTTCCCCAAATCACCGCCGTCCCCGCTCAGCAGCAAACAGCACCCTACAGACATGGACTGCAGCCCCGTCGCTCCCGCGACACCACCTCCCGAAAACCCCGCTGCTCGTACGAACTCATCCTCCGCTCCGTCTTTCGCGAGTCACAGTGTAGAGAACATTTTAGCCaaatcatcgtcatcgtcatcctCGTCGTCATCGGAGAGCACGGGACGATGCACGTCGCCGACAACGCAGACGTACACGTGGAACGCCTCTAGTTTTCCTTGGATGCAGGCGACAAGATTAAGTCCTTCATCtggtatgtattattttgttcaagtgAGTTTAATCGACCCACCTTAG